ACATGGAAACAAGCTCCAACTCACAGTTGACAGATAGCTTTCTGCAACGATACGTGCCCTAGCGTTCAAACTCAATTTCATCTCACTGATCTCCTTGTCAACATCTTCCATGAACTGGATGATGAAATCGACCAATTTGTGTTTCAGCATTGACTCGGAGTGGAAGTttgtgatgaggaaggagatgtcgTAGCCCTGTaaggtggaagggggagaggTGATGTGTTAGCAATCGTAACTTGGACTATGTCCTCGGTCTTTGCTCTCCACCCTCTTGCGTGTCAAGATCCATGCCGTTTCCTACCTCAGCTTATCATGTCCTCTCGCTATAGCTCGAATGGTATCATTCTTTTCTCATTTCCGCCCGCCCGCCCGTCGACAGTCCCTCACTGTCGCTCGGGACCCTACACTAACCGTCCCCACCCACCCGCCCTTCTACTATCCCTCGCTGGCGCTCGCTCCGCTCGGGACACTCACCGGTAACGGTTTCCTCCTCAGAATCACAAACCCTTCCgctctcatcatcataaaTCTCGTAAATTTATGACACaggatcttctcgatctcatcagCCTGTTTGATGGCTATACTGATCCTTATACTATTGACGCTGGGTTCGATCAATACCCTCTCTGATTCGTTACGCGATACGACGAGTGGGTGGAGTAATACCTCGGGAGAAGTGTGAGTCTCCACTTCAGGTTTGTTGTGTCGTTCGACCACTTGTGAAGAGAAATTCTCGAGTGTCAGAGAGGCCGTCAATGTCGCTCGGACAGCGTTGAGATAAGGTCGAAGGGTGTTGGACTGGGGCGAAGCGGGTGCAGAGCGGAGGGTTAGCTGAAAGTCCTACCACCCAGCATTGGTAATGAGgctactcaccatgatgatACGTGACTAGCGGGGTATGTCCTTGTATCTGTTTGCAGACATGCACTCGTCAACAAGATGGAGATTGCTGCTGTCAAGATACGTTGCACAGGACGTCATGACCTAACTGAACCGCGCCGAGAGGTCATCCAGGCTTAAGCTGTGCCACACCGGAATCAAATACTCATATCGCCGAAATACCGTTGCCACCCATTGACGTACCTCGCGTAATGTTTTTGTTATTTTCTCAAACCACGTGATTTTGGAAAAAGTTGAAGAGAGAACTCCACAACCACAAGATAAAAGTTGATTGATTATTttatcatcatccttcactctcctcttcataAACGTTCCTTCTAACTATCACCTTCTATCACATTCCATACATAAATCCACAATCAAAATGGCCGTCAAAATGAACctctgggtgagtgattcaaGCTTGTTGCTGCAGCACCGCTAGCACTCCCGCTGATTTCTTGTTTGGTGCGCAGAgtctcaccctccttcccgGAGAGAAGTACCCCATCTACGTCCGTCGTGATTTCCAAATCACCAACGCCGCTCTTGGCGAGGAGCTCCGATCTGCCGACGGTCGATCCGTCATCAAGGTCACCCACAACCCTATCCCCGCCGGTGCCCTCGACAGCGACTCTGACGACTCGGACTACGACtccgaggacgatgaggagctCGACtctgaggaggaggcagCTTTGAGAGCCGAGTACGGTCTTGAcagcgacgacgaggacgaggaggctgacgaggaggagaagcccAAGTCTAAGAAGgctgagaagatcgaggttgacggtgaggatgaggaggatgacgacgaggaggacagtgaggatgatgacgaggactTTGAGGACGAGCTTGAGGAGACCTCTGTCTTGGCCTCTTTGACTGCcggcaaggtgagctagctcAGTCAAACGACTATAAAGCAGTAACTGACAAAACCTATTAAACAGATCGAGCAAGCTTCTCTCAACCTCACTTTCGTCGAGGGCGAGGTTGTCATCTTCGAGACCACCGGCGAGAAGTGAGTTCGGATCGTTGTGGCAAGTCATTGTTCCTCATGCTGATGCCTTATCAGCGCCGTTCACCTCTTGGGTAACTACATCGACCAATTCCCCGACGTCGACTCCGAGTCCGACTCTGACTCCGAGTTCTCCGGCGAGGACGACTACTCGGACATCTACGgttccgacgacgaggacatTGAGCTCGacaccgaggaggaggaggccgTTGCGTGAGCTATCCTCTTCTACATTGACCCGTGTACCGTTATCtaacatcgtcctcatcgtaGCAAAATCACCGAGATCCCTTCCGAGAAGCCCGCTAAGAAGGCTCTCCCCGCCTCCAAGAAGGCTGCTGCTGAGCCCGAGGCCAAGCCCGCTCAAAAGCGAAAGGCTGACGCTATCGAGTCCCCCGCCCCCAAGgctgctgccgccgccgAGTCCACCGAGGGTTTGAGCaagaaccagaagaagaagcttgccaagaaggccaagaCTGAGGAGACTGCCGCTGAGAAGCCCGCCCCTGTTGCCGCTaagaagaccgagaacaAGGCTCCTCAAAAGGTGAGGAAGTAAATCCCAGCTTCCTTTCcgcccttccttctttcctgcCTTCCTGTGCTACGTGATTGTCGCGTAGCGCCACGTTTACCCATAAAAAATGAATACATTATTCAAATGCATAGATTATCTTGTTGAATATCACAGACAGAACAAACTTACTGATACAAGCTGTTTTGTTGCATCGCAGAGAACTCTCCCTTCAGGTTTGATCATCGAGGATGTCAAGGTTGGAGACGGACCTGTTGCCAGGACCGGCAAGCGATTGGGCATGCGGTGAGTTTTGACGCATTGGAGATGCATCAACGTCACAAGACGACCCGGTTCTGACTTTGTCTTCCAACTCAAACAGATACATCGGTAAACTCACCAACGGTAAACAATTCGATGCCAACACTGCTGGTAAacccttctctttctctctcggAAAGGGTGAGGTCATCCGAGGTTGGGACGAGGGTCTTGCCGGCATGGCTGTTGGTGGTGAGAGGCGATTGACCGTGAGTAGCATTCGGTTGCGAGGTCAAACTTGTCTGGACGTAATATTGATTTGTGTCGTTATCTATATAGATCCCTCCCCAGCTCGCCTACGGTAGCCAGAAGATCCCCGGTATTCCCAAGAAGTGAGTTATGGAATCTGCTGATATCGTTCGCAATGTGCTGACTTGCAATCAACAGCTCCACACTCAAGTTCGACGTCAAGCTTGTTTCTATCAACTAAGAAGTAAATGAGGTTTCAGGGAGCGTGGCTATAATCAATCAATTGGTGCATGTGTAGATAGATGTATGCATATTCAGTACCATGTACGAGGTGGTCTGGCTCGTTCAGAGGTTCCGAGATGGGTGCCATAGCTCTTCGCATACCGGTAGCCAAGAAGgatgatcgtcgtcgctctcgctcGTAGATCCAGTGCACGTTTTATCGAGTACTCGTGCCATTCAAGTTCTTCGTCTCGGCCGTAAAGCTTAAGGATAACGACATCACGTGGTGGATATCTTACCCCACACTCTGCCAAGAAGCAATCTCCCAACGGCCTTGACCGGTTATAAATAAGCTGTAACTGTAACTATCAACATAATTCCTGCCCCGCTTCGCCACTTGCCACTTGCAACTTCACACACACGAGATGAACGGAGACACATTCGCCCCACCACCGCCATATTACCCGACAGCGAACACGACCCTATCCCACCGAAGAGGGGACCCACATGGTCGAGCTTCAATCAATTCATTACCGTTACATCTCGTTCATCGGATCTTGCTCCTGACGCTGGATAGGAGGGCGACGCCGAGTAGGTTCTGGTCTGatccggaagaagagagagtgaggaggatatGGGGTTTGTTCAGAGGTCTGAGGGGTGTGAACAGGGTATTCTGGCTAGGTACGTGAACCAGTCGTCCGATAGGACAGACGAAAGGCGAAGACTAGGCAGAGAAGCTGATAATCATGCTATCGTCCCCACTTTATAGTTGCAACTTCGATCCTTCGGGCAATGTATTTGGAGACTTTCCTCTCATTGATTCAAAGAGGTTTCTCATCCGATCCATTCCCATACGACTCATCACATCTCGCCGAGGCAGACCAGAGCGACTCCACAGAGGACGGAAGAGCGTCTACACGTTCGGTGTatgatggaagagcgagggAGACGGCGGTGTTCGATAGGTTCATAGCTATCAAAGTTGGGGAAGAGTTGAGGAAGGTCGAGAGTGAATTGtcagaagagggtgaaggagaaagagagatcTTTACCCGgttacaggtgagttcgaaTCTCACTTCACATCGCTCTCTTGGCGATATTCCCAAGTAACACAAGACTGATATTGTTGCACGTAGCCCGCAGCACGGATAGAAGATCTGCTCCTCACTTTACCACCCAACCTCATCATCCCACACCCTAACCCAAACGTGCCACCTCGCCCAACTCTCCCTTTGCCCCAAACACATCTCTCAATCACCCTCACACCAACTTGGGCGCAATTGTATCTCCATTCATCGGCTGTAACGACCTCAAAGAGAGGGAGTAAGGAATTGGTtgtggaagtgagaaggacaGGTACGTTGGAAGGTACGACAAAGAGGATAGAAGAAGGTCTAGATGATATTCAACGGAGACTTGTAGAATGGGGTGGGAGGGTGGGTTAATGCCCGCGTGTATGTATCTTTATCTCAGTTGTATTATCTCGTTGCGAGTATGTATGTAGATCTGACATGTGTACAATCTATACCGACGATGTGATGTCTGcacatgcatgcatatcACTTCAATACCcttgctcatcatcgtcctcactGCTCctcactgctgctgctcggCGTTTCGGAGATATGACACAGTGGTGGAGGCGAGGTCGTTAACGCTGACGCGTGTTGAGGTGAGGGAGAGCTTCGACAACGTTCAGATGCATTTACATCTGTCTATCTTTCATTGTATTCAGCAAAATCAATCAATCTGCATAGAACAGCTTCAAAATGCCAGGTCTCACAACAGCTCAGGTGAGCTACTCTTCTtttgatgaggagggaaaCGCGAGCTGACGACTCAGTCTTAGGTTACCGAGCTCAGCGCTGTCAATGTGTGAGTCAACCTGCTGCTCCGATCCTCCACTCCTGCTTTGATTGTCTGGTAGGATGAGATCGCTCTTATTGATATCTGTGTTGGCCGTCCACAGCGTCATCCAtcccctcgtcctcctttcAGTAGTCGATCATGCTTCTCGAGTCCCAGTCGGCAAGAACAAACGAGTGTTGGGTGTATTATTAGGACAAGATGCAGGGAGTACAATCAACGTTGCCAACTCGTAAGTCCTTCCAGACGTGCGGTCGTCTGTCGTGCCCTAAGAGCCGAAGTGGTGATCGCTTACATGCGCTtatttgtttgtttgtagCTTTGCTATTCCattcgaggaggatgaacgTGATCCGAAAacattcttcctcgatctggaTTATGTAGAGGAGATGTGGAGGATGTTCAGAAAAgtgaatggtgagtcaacaGCCTAATCACCCCATCTCGTGTCGATGAAAAAGGGCTGGCCTCTGGGCTGACTCAAACTGTTTTGTTACACCCATGTAGCCAAAGAACGACCTATCGGATTCTATCATACAGGACCTCGACTCCGTTCTTCCGATCTTGAGATCTCGCAGCTTTTCAAGCGATTCTGTTCACGACCCGTCATGGTCATTGTGGATGTCAGAGCGacgggtggaagaggggatACGGGTATTCCGACAGATGCATATTTCGcagtcgaggagatcaaagatgtgag
This region of Kwoniella shandongensis chromosome 7, complete sequence genomic DNA includes:
- a CDS encoding FK506-binding protein 4, encoding MAVKMNLWSLTLLPGEKYPIYVRRDFQITNAALGEELRSADGRSVIKVTHNPIPAGALDSDSDDSDYDSEDDEELDSEEEAALRAEYGLDSDDEDEEADEEEKPKSKKAEKIEVDGEDEEDDDEEDSEDDDEDFEDELEETSVLASLTAGKIEQASLNLTFVEGEVVIFETTGENAVHLLGNYIDQFPDVDSESDSDSEFSGEDDYSDIYGSDDEDIELDTEEEEAVAKITEIPSEKPAKKALPASKKAAAEPEAKPAQKRKADAIESPAPKAAAAAESTEGLSKNQKKKLAKKAKTEETAAEKPAPVAAKKTENKAPQKRTLPSGLIIEDVKVGDGPVARTGKRLGMRYIGKLTNGKQFDANTAGKPFSFSLGKGEVIRGWDEGLAGMAVGGERRLTIPPQLAYGSQKIPGIPKNSTLKFDVKLVSIN